The Candidatus Baltobacteraceae bacterium DNA window TGGGCGGCGGCCGGGATCGTGACGAGCTGGCAAATCGCGGTCATGCCGTCGGGTTCCGAGCGATCGGGAACCGTGCCGGCATACGCGTCGTAACTTCCGCTGTGCGGACGCTGGGTCGTTACCGCCGCGTCAGGCATCCGTGCGTTCGAGCGGCACGTGCGCCACGGCCGCAGCCGGCCGCTGTCGAAGTTCGCGTTGCGCAAAACATTCGAGCGAAGCGGTGTCGGGCTGGCACTGGGACTGGGACTAACGACCGGCGTCGCCGATGCGACCGGCGTCGGCGATGCCACCGGTGTCGGTGAGACGGCGGGCGAGGGCGACGGCGCAGCGTAGCTCTGCACGCAACTCGACGACGCGTTGCTCCAAAGCGGCTGCGTCGGATACGAGCGGCTTTTGGCAAAGCGCGTATTCTGCAAATCCGTCCACTGGCATTTATCGGCGATTTCATTACCGTTCTCGTCGAGCCACCCGGTGCCGACGACCGGATCGGTTTGGGTTTCCGCCACTTCGTGGCCGCCGACGATCGTTACGCCGTCGAGCGTTCCAGGGACGTCGACCGAACCTTCCCCGCAGCTATATTGCGCATCCGGCATGTACGGCAGCACGGTATACGATAGCGGCCCGCTGTCGGTAGTCACCGAGCTATGATATCCGCAGAAGTTCGTACCGAAGCCGTCAATCGTGTACGTATGCGGCGTAACCACGATGTAGTTCGCGTTGGCATTATAGCCGACGCTCTGCGCAATCTTGACCGCTTCTTGCGCCGCTTGCGCGTCGGTAAAGGTTTTAGCTGCGGGCGGAACGGGATCGTACGTGGCGCCCCCAAAGAGCGAAGTGCCGTTTGGAATGTAGACGTTCGCGCCGGCGGCGGTTTGGTAATACTGCGTGACGGTTTCGAGCCAACTGCTGGCGGGGATCGACTGCACGTAGCCGGTGAGATACGATGCTAGACCGTACGGGTCGTGTGTCGTGTCGGTCGCGCCGTCAAACCCCCAAAAAATGAGATATGCAACCGGCGCCGTCTGCACCGCGCCGCCGTTGTAGAATAGTGGGCTTTGGGAAGTCGGGGCGCCATGCAGCGATCGGTGCTTGCGACCGATTCGCGGACGAAACACATGACGTCGTCCGATTGCCGACACGTGTAAACGCCGCTGCGGTCCAAGGACGCCGTTGGGCGCGGGAACGCTCGGCGGTATCGCGTTCAACGACGACTGCGTTGCGCCGGCGCAGGCCGCTAACAGCGCAAGCGCGAGGATACACGACCAACGCACGGTTTTCCGGGTGCCTACCACGCGTCGTTAGTTTCACGTCGCCGGAGTACGCTCCGGCCGCAAGAGGGACGGGCTACTCGCTTACGGCGATTCGACGAGAATTAGGGAGCGAGCGTTACGTCGTCGACGAAGAGACCGATAACGCGGCCGTGCGCGTTCTTCTTTCCTTGGATGCCGAACGCTAGGTAATATTGACGGCCCGCATAAGCAGAGAGATCGACTGTTTGCTCGAACCACGTCTTATTGTTCGCATTGAACGTAAAGAGCGTCTTAGCGAGGCCTCCGGACGAAGTGTACAAGCGAACGAACTGAAAGACGCCGTTGCGCTTGTCATCGGAAATGCCGCGCAACCATACGGTGAGCCGACCGCCGGCCGGTATCGTTACCCGCTGGCAAACGGCCGTTAAACCCGCAGGTTCCTTTTGATTAGCGACCGTGCCCGCGTACGCATCGTAGCTGCCGGTATGCGGCTTTTGGGTGGTCGTGAATGCGAGCGGCATTTTCCCCGCCGAGCGGCAAGTGCTCCACGGCTTGAGGTGACTCGTTTCGAAGCCGGGATTGGCGATAGCGTTCGTCGAGGGCGGCGGACTAGGCGTCGGGGTCGGCGACGAACCGCCGTAGCTCTGGACGCACCCTGACGCAGACGCGGCGGCATTGCTCCATAGCGGCTGCGTCGGGAACATGCTCGTGCCGAGCGTCGTTCCACCAAAGCTCGTGTTCTGTAGATGGTACCACGCGCACTTGTCCCCGATCTCTTGACCGTTGGAATCGAGCCAGCCGGTCGCTGCGTCGGGATCGGTGATCGTTTCGGCTTCTTCGTGGCCACCGACGATGCTGACACCGTCGAGGATACCGGCGTTGCTGGAATGCGAGTTTACCGAACCTGCCCCACAGTAATAGCCGGCGTCGGGAATGTACGGAAAAACGGTAAACGACAACTGGCCATGCGTCGTGCTCACCGCGCTGTGGTACGCGCAGAAGCCGCTGGAACTATTGAACCCGCTGATCGAGTGACCGTGGGGCGTGACGACGATGTAGTTGACGTTAGCGTTATAGCCGACCGTGCCGGCGAACTTTATCGCTTCGTTATATACGTCGGCCTCGGTGTACGTGCTTGGCACGGTGCTGGGATCGTAGGTCGCACCGGCGTACTGTCCAGCCGGGTTGGTAATGTATTCGAGCGAGCCTAAATCCTGGGAGTACTGGGTGGTCGTAGCGAGCCAGCTGCTTGCTGGAATCGCTTTGAAAAAGCTGACCATGTACGGCGCCAGATAGTCGGGATCGGCGGTCGCGTCGGTCGAGCCGCTCCAGCCCCAAAAGATGAGGTACGACTCGGGAACGGTTTGCACGGCACCGCCGCCGTAGAGCAGCGGACCGGCGTAGGGTGCGGAATCTGGATGCGCGCGGTTAATCGCCGCAAACAGCGAGCGGTTGTAAAAGTAGTGCGGCCGGCCGCGATGGGTGACGCTTAACTTGAGACGCGGCCCGAGCGCGCCCATCGGTGCGCCGGCTACCGGAGCGTTGGGAAGTGCAGAATGCAAGCCGCTCGAACACGCCGCCAGCAAGGCGAGCGGCAAAAGGAAAAACCAGCGCCTCATAGCCGGCCTATTTCGCCGCCGATCCGAGCTTATCTTCGGTGGGCCCCATAGACCCCGATGCCTACCGCTGGAGAAGCATTCGAGCGATTTTATCGAGCTTTCGGCCACGCCAGCGCAGTTCGTAGTTAGCCTGGCGAACGACGTTGCGCGCTTTGACGCGCGCCGATTGGGCGCGGACGATGCGTGCCGTGAGGTCGTGATATTCGCGCAGCTGGGGCCCGAGCGCCGCAATCGTCGCGCGCGCGGCGGACGGATGCTGCGCGCGGAACTCGAGCAAACGCGGATACTCCGGCGCGAAGTACTCCGCCACGTCGAAATCGTCGAGCTGGTCTTCGCGCAGGACGCCGCCGGGCGCGCCGAGCGACGAATAATGGCGTCCTTTTTCGGCGTGACGGCGCGGCTGCAACGTGTGTCCGTAATGCGCGTAAACGTAGGGAAGCGCGATGCGTTTTCCGTGCAAGCCGAGCAGCCGCTCGTGGACGGCGCCTTCCCAACTAATGCCGGGTTTGTAGCGAAAGAACATCATCCGGCGCTCGATCGACGTGTAGTAGTCGAACGACTGAAAGAAATGCCACGTGTAGCCGTCCACGAAGTCGTAAGCCGGCGGAACGCGGTGGAGGTTTCCCGCGACCTGCCGTACGGCGCTGCCGTGCACTTCGTCGGCATCGATAAACGCAATCCAATCGCCGGCGTCGCGCTCCGCGTGGATACGCATGCAGGCGTTGCGCGCGCCGGCGAAGCCGTTAAACGGCGTGCGATCGACGACCAGCCGGTTCTCCCGTCCAAAAGCGCTGTTCGCGAGCGCGGCGGCGTGCGGCGACGGGTCGCCGCCGTTGTCGTTGACGATCAATAGCGTCGCGGCGCCTTCGATAGAGGCGAGCATTGGGGCCAAAAACGGCTCTTCGCGCGGGCCCAGAATGAGGTGCGCCGCGACGCCGTTTACGTTGGACATCGGGTCGCGGTTCGGGGCGCGGGGCGGACTTTCCGCCGCCTACGCGAACTCCGCCGCGATGTTACGGCTCGCTGTGGACGCGCGCGTCGTCGCCGACGACACGCGCGGCATCGGGCGTTACGCGCGCGCGATTCTCCGGCGCCTCGTGGCGCGCGACGACGTGGCGCTGACACTGCTGGTGCAGGGACCGTTTGCGTTCCGCCGGCGCCGAGCGCTCGCGACCGCGCTGGGATCGAAGGACTTTCGGGTTTCGTCGCGCGCGAGCCGACGCGACGACGTGATCTGGCACCCCGCCAACGGCACCTTCTTCCGCTCGAATCTTCCCAGCGTCGCGACGATCCACGACGCGGTTCCGTTCCGATACCCTGCCGACGACGCGCGCAAGCGCGCGAACGATCAGGATCCGTTTTTGCGTTCGGCGCGGACGGCGACGCAGTTCGTTGCGGTGTCGGAGTTCGGACGCGGCGAAATTTCTTCCGTCTTCAACTTGTCGCCGGAGCGCATCGCCGTGATTTACCACGGGGTGGAGAGTTCGTTTGCGCCCGGGGTTGCCGATCCGCTGCCGCGGGGACTCGAGACCGGACGCTACCTGTTGTTCGTCGGCGATCCGATCGGCGAGCCGAGGAAAAACTTCTTCCTTCTTTACGAGGCGTATCGTCGCGCGTTTCCTTCCCAAGATGCCGCGCCGCCGCTGGCGATTGCCGGATCGCAAGCGCCGCAGCTTCCCGGCATCGTTGGAGTCGGAAACGTCGGCGACGACCTCTCCGCGCGCGACGACCGGCGGCTGCGTGCGTTGTATCGCGGGGCGATCGTGCTCGCGCTCCCGTCGTATCACGAAACGTTCGGCATGCCGATGATCGAGGCGATGGCGTGCGGGACGCCGGTGATCGCATCGCAATCGAGTTGCCTGCCCGAGATCGGCGCAGAGGCGCCGCTCTATGCCGCACCCGACGATGCGGCGGCGTGGTCGATGGCGCTTCGGCGCATCGTCGACGACGCCGCGCTGAGGGATCGCTTGCGCATAGCGGGGCTCGATCGCGCGACTAATTTCTCATGGGACGAAAGCGCGCGCGCGCATCTCGAGCTCTTCCGGGCGGTGGCGCAAGCGTGAGGATTCTCGTGCTCTGCGAGCGTGTCGACAACGAAGGAGGAACAGAGAGCTACTTACGAGCGACGCTGCCGGCGCTAGCCGCCGCGGGCGATTCGATCCGCGTCGTCGCGCGCAGCGCCGCGCAACCCCATGCGTACGGCGTCGAAGCAGTCGCCGTTGCGTGGAGCGACGAACACGATCAGCCGTCAGCCGCCGCGGCAGAGCAAGTCGCGTCGATCGCGCGCGACTTCGCCCCCGACGTCACGGTCGCGCACAACGTTCTCGATGCGGACGTGCTGCGCGCGGCGCGAGCGCGGCGGAGCATCTATCATCTGCACGATCATCGGCCCTTCTGTCCTAACGGCGACCGGCTGTATCCGCAGGGCGGCGGCGTCTGCAACGTCGCGATGAGCGCGTACGCGTGCGGGCTTCATTCGCTGATCCACGGGTGTGCGTACGGTCCGCGACCGCGTACGCTCGCATTGACCGGCATTCGCGAAGGTATTGCGTCGTGGGTTCGCGCGGCCGATACGACCATCGTGTTCTCCGAATACATGGGAGCGATTGCGTGCCGCAACGGCGTACCGGTCGACCGTGTGTCCTCGATCGCTCCGCCGCTTGAAGACACCGCTTATGCCGCAGCACCGGCACCGCGCCCCAGCGCCGACGTCGTGTTGTTCGCCGGAAGAGTCATGCCGTCAAAGGGCGCGCGTTCGTTGGTACGCGCGGTCGCCGCTATCGATGCGGCCAAGCGTCCGCGCGTCGCGATCGCGGGCGAAGGTCCCGATCTGGCGGCAACGCTCGACGAAGCGCGCGCGCTCGGCGTTGCGTTGGACGCGCTGGGTAGACTCGACGCGGCCGCCCTGCGGGCTGCATACGATAACGCGACCATGGTCGCGATGCCGTCGACGTGGGGCGAACCCTTTGGTCTCGTCGGCATCGAGGCATTTGCGCGCGGGCGTCCGGTGGTCGCCTATGATAGCGGCGGCATCGACCAATGGCTCGATGCCAAAACCGGCGTTTTGGTTCCGCGCGGCGACGAGGACGGCCTCGCGTGCGCGATCGTCGAGATGCTCGACGAAACACGATGGCGCGCCGCGTCGGCCGGCGCGTTCGAGGCAGCCCGCAGGTATCGCCTACTCGATCACGTCGCGCGATTGCGGGCGATCTACGGCGGTGCGGCGTGAAGCACGTTCACCTTGCGACGGCGCTGTGCGTTCGAAACGAATGCGTGCTGTTGGTCGCGTCACAGTACGCAAACCATCCCCAACCGCTGTGGAACCTTCCCGGCGGACGGCAACAAGAAGGTGAGTTGCTCCCCGAAACGGCGATCCGCGAATGTTTCGAAGAGACGGGCTATCGTGCGACGATTCGAGAGCTCGCGTACGTGAGCGAAAGCTACGACCGTTCCGACGGCGTGCACTTCGTCAACGCGGCGTTCGTCGTTGAGTTGGACGGCGCCGATGCGCTCCCGTTGCGCGGCGCCGTGCCGGACGACCACGTCGTGGGGGTAGCGTGGGTTTCGCTCGAAGAGGTCGCGTCGCGTATCGTGATTCCGGTGGTTCGCGAACCCTTGCTTGCCTATCTGCGCGAACGGCTGCCGCAGCGATACGCGGGATTTGCCGACGCCGGCGTTACGATCCGGTGGCCGAGCGGTTCGACGTAGCGCGCGCCTCCCAGCGCGCGCGCTCGAGCGTGAAGGCAATAACGTCGACCGGCTGTCCGGCCAAGGTCGCGCCGTGCGGCAAAACGCCGTCGTCCTCGAAGCCGTTGTTGGCCAACACCCGGCGCGACGACAGATTGTCGGGAACGCAGTACGCCCGAACCCGTTGCAAACCGACGCTTCGAAAACCCTCATCGATGAGCACCGACACGGCTTCGGTAGCCAGTCCGCGCCCGCGATAATCGCGAACGATGCTGTAACCGATCTCGGCCGTCGAGCGCGTCCGCTCGGCGATGCGAAGGGATATCCAGCCGATTGCCCCGTTGCCTCCGGTGCCGTAGACGAGCCATTCGAAGCGGCCGGTCGCTCCGGGAGAGAGCGACTGCGGGCGTTCGGAAACTGCGGCCACGAACTGCTCGAGCGACAGGTCCGGCAGGTCCTGGTATTCCCGCAGATGCGGGGCCTGGAGCACGTTCCAGAGCGCCTCGGCATTCGATGACGTGACGGGCTCGAGGAGAAGGCGCTCCGTTCTCAGGGCTCTCATGCGACGCCGCTCACTTCGCGCAATCCCGTCTAGCCTCTTGTCGGCGGCATTCGAACGCGTGATAGACCGCCCAGTATGAACGACTTGACCGCAGCATACCGTTCGACTGCTCCCGCGCGGGTCGATTTTCAAGCAACTGTCGCTTCGACGCCGCGCTTCTTCTACGGCGCGCGGTCGCGTTCTACGCACGAAGCGTTCGAAGCTTCCACGGCCGCCGGCCCCGTTGAGGTCGTCGATAACGTCGACATCGCGCCGCGCTGCCCCGTTCGCGTGGGCGACCGTGTCGAAGTGTGCGGCGAGATGGTGCACGACCGCGGCAAACCACCGGTCGTGCATTGGACGCACCACGATCCCGCCGGACGTCATCCCGGCGGGTTTATTCGCTTACGCGACCGCTTGTACGCGTAGCTTCGGCGCTTCCGCGCTCGAGAAGTTCGGGGATGGTTACGAAGCGATAGCCTTCGCGTTTGAGCGATTCGACGATGAGGAGGGTCGCCTCAACGTCCGCGCTGCGATCGCACGTGTGCGCGGGTTGGTGCGAGCGCGCGCAAACGATGCCGCGATTTCCGTCGTGGAGCACGATGATCGAACCGTCGCTAACGTAGCGGAGAACGCGCTGAGCGATGACGCTCGCGGGCGGGTACTCCCAGTCTTTGGCCAGCGGAACCGACCACATCACCGGCGTGTAGCCGAGCTTGCGCACTTCGCCGAGCACGAGCCAGTCGCGTCCACCGTAGGGCGGTCGCATGATTTTCGTGTGCGTTCCCGTCGCTCCAAAAATCGCGCGATCCGTCTTCTCCAGCGTTTCGCTCAAGGAGGCGGAATCGTCGAGCACCAGGTGCTCGTGCGCCCACGTGTGATTTCCGATGGCATTACCGTCGCGCACCTCACGACGAACGACGGCTGGATACGCCTGCACCGCCTGACCGACCACGAAGAACGTCGCGCGCACGTGTTCCCGGTGCAAGACGTCGACGATGGCGTTTGTGTACGGAGGATTCGGTCCGTCGTCGTACGTCAGCGCGACGACCCGTTCGTCGCGAGGGCCGCTCACCAGCGTTTTGCCGAAGATTTGGCTGCCGGGGCTCTCCGCAGCTTCGTACGCAGCAAACGCAATGAATGCCGCGATCGTCAGACAAAACGTCGCGGCCGTCGCGACCCTCATCGTCATCCTACGACGGACACTTTGCCGTACGCGCGCGAGTCTGAGCGGCTGCAACGTTCGAGCGAAACTCGTCCGGTCCGAACTGACGAAAGTCCGCGACGATCTGCTCGTAACGCGGGTCGGCGAGCGCGGTGCTCTGCATCTTCAGCAGGTCGCTCGGATTTTGCTTCGAGAGATCGAGATGGAACTGGCGTCCGGCCGTCGTCGCCCAATAATGCGGATCCGTGAACGTTACGGTGCGCTCGCCCTGCTTGTAGTCGGCGAGCTGCTTGACGTTCACCGTATAGGTTGCTGGCGCGTTCGGAAGCGGCGCTTTATTGGTGAGCTGCCAAATGCCGTCCTGATCGAGCTTCCCGAAGAAAAAGCTGACGTCGGTGACTTTAGAGGCCGGCGCTTTAATCGTGATTTCGCGGCAGTTGTAGCTGCGAATCCGGTATTGGAAGCTCGAGACGCCCTCAATATCTTTCATGTCGTACGATTCTTCGTAAATCGGCGGCTTTGCGTACTGAATCGTCAAGTGGGCGTACAGCTCGCTCGGCGCGGCCTTCGCGTGAGTTCCATATTGCAGATGGTAGCGGTAGCTGTCGACCTGCCAGCCGATTATGGCGACGACTATGACGAAGATAACGACGACGATCTCGACGATCGGCAGGCGGCGCACGAACGTTATTTCGCCGGCGACGGGGCTTGAGCGTCGAGCACGCGGTTGACGAGCTTGTCGGCCGCGGCGTTTTGCTTGCGCGGCACGTGGCGCACGTCGACGTGCTCGAACCGCCGGAGCAGTGCAAGGGCGCGACGATGCAGCGGTTGCAGGTCGGCGTGTTTCACGCGATACTCGCCCAGCATTTGACGCACGACCAGTTCGGAATCGAGGCGCACGGCCAGGCGGCGAATGCCGCGGTTCGCGGCCGCTTGGAGCCCCAAGAGAAGCGCCGTCCACTCCGCGACGTTGTTGGTGGCAATACCGAGGTACTCGCCGACTTCTTCCAGGAGAGCGCCGCCGGCATCGAGGAGCACGGCCCCGCTTGCTGCGGGACCGGGATTCCCTCGCGACCCGCCGTCAGCGAAGAGCGTCGCTTCGGGTGGAATGGCGTCAAAAAGCGTCTCCATGAGGGCGGCTCTTTCGGCGCTACCGACGCATGGCCCGCCCGCTCCCGGGGTAAAACGGCGCCATGAAAGCGTTCTTTCCGAAGACACTCCTAGCCGTGCTGGCGGCCGCCGTAATGGTTCTAACCCCGCAACTGGTGTTGGCGGCCAATACGTTCTACGGCATCACGGTCCACGTTTCCAGCAGCAATATCAAGGTGCAGGATCCGAAGACGAAGCAGACGCTAAGTTTCGAAATCCTTCCGAAGTTCGACCAAGTCTTCTCGGCGAACGGTAAGACGACGTATCAAATGAAGGACGTCAAGGCCGGACAGTACGTCGGAGTCATCTACGACCAGAAGGCACTGGGGATGCGCCACGCCGACAAGATTTACTTACTCAACAACGCCAACGAAAAAATAAGCACCCAATAAGGCGCCGTCCCCGTTTTCTTCCATCGTTTCGTCCAGCGCCGCATGAGCCGATTTTTTCTCTGGCTAGGAGCGGGGGATCGAAGTGTACTACGGTACACGAGATCCCACGCGACGACGCCAGAGGAAAAATCGGGCCGACTGGATTCGAACCAGCGATCTCTAGTCCCCCAGACTAGCGCGATAACCAAGCTTCGCTACGGCCCGCTGCGTCTTACTTGCGCGCGCCTTTCTTTGCGACGGCCTCCTTCAGAGACCTGCCTGCGACAAAGGCCGGGACGGTGCGGGCGGGAATTTCGAGCTTCTCTCCTGTCTTTGGGTTGCGTCCTTCGCGCGCACTGCGCGAGCGTACGACGAAGCTGCCGAACGGCGTCAACGCGACGCGGTCACCGTTTTGCAGTGCCTTCTTGATCTCGTCCAGGACGAGCTCGACGACGTGCGTCGCTTGTCGTTTGGAGAGTTCCGCCCCACCCGCAACGGCGTCGATGAGATCCGCCTTTGTCAAGGTACACGTCCCCTGGCGGCAGTTTGAACCGCCTGGGTGGGGATATCCGAGAAATCGCTACTTTTCCTGCAGTTCCACAAGAGCGCGCAGCGCCAGCACGTAGGAAAGGGCCCCCAGCCCACTTATGACGCCGCGGCAAGCGACCGCGGTGACGGACTTTCGGCGAAACTCTTCACGTCCGGCGACGTTCGAAAGATGAACCTCGATAACGGGAATGCGTATTGCTGCGATAGCGTCGGCGATCGCATACGAGTAATGCGCGTATGCGCCGGGATTGATGACGACGGCATCGTAACCAGTTCGCGCGCCGTGAAGGGCGTCGACGATCTGCCCTTCGCCGTTGTACTGCTCGCACACGACGTGAACCGCGAGTTCGGCGGCGCCGGCCGCGATCGTGTCGTTCACGTCGCCGAGCGTTTGCGATCCGTAAAGCTCGGGTTCGCGTGTGCCCAGCAAATTCAGATTTGGGCCGTGCAATACCAGTACGCGCATGCAAGCGACTTTTGGACCCAGGGCGAATTGTCATCCCATGCCAGACCTTTTGCTTAGCGCCACCGCGCAGGATACCGGCATCTCAATCGTTGCAACGATTACGACCGGCCTCGTTCGTGAGATCCAGGCACGTCACGGCCTCTGGCCGACAGCCGCGGCTGCCGTTGGACGGCTGGCGACCGGCGCGGTGCTCTTCGGTGCCGCTCTCAAAGGGCGGGAGCGCATATCGCTGCAGATCACCGGCGACGGTCCGCTGGAGTCGCTGACCGCCGACGCGTGGCTCCTCGACGAAAACACTGTGGGAGCTCGCGCCTACACCCGCCGCCCCCACGTCGACCTGCCGATCGACGCCCGGGGAAAGTTCGACGTGGGCGGAGCCGTCGGACGGGGCTCGCTGCAGGTCGCGCGCTCCTTCGAAGTCGGCCACCCCTACGTGGGGGTCGTGCCGCTCGAGACGGGCGAAGTTGCCGAAGATCTCGCGGTGTATCTCGCGCAGTCGCAGCAGATTCCCAGCGTTGTGGCGCTCGGCGTGCTTGCGAATCCCGGCGGCGTCATCGCGGCGGGCGGAGTTCTCGCACAAGTGCTCCCCGGCGCCGACGAACGCGCCGTGAAGGCACTCGAGGAGCGCGCACTCGCTATGCCGCCGCTGACCAAGCTCATTGCCGAAGGCGCGGATGCGGCGGAGCTGCTCCACTCGCTCGGAGGCGACGTTGACTTACGGGCTCAGCGCGAGGTCGACGTACGCTTCGCGTGTCTGTGCACGTCGCAAAAGGTGGAGTCGATGCTGTTGGGACTTGGCGCCCACGAGCTTCGCGAGATGGCGTCCGCGCGCGATGAAACCGAAGCCGTCTGCGAGTTCTGCAAAAAGCCGTACACGTTCACACGCGAAGAAATACTCGCATTGGCAGGACGGCTCTAGCGGAAGATCTTTTCTACGTTCTCAGGTTCGCGGTAAGGCTCGATTCGCTGCCAATAGCTCTCGCGAATCCGGCCCCCTTCGTTGAGATACCACCAACCGCACTCGCAACGAATCGGCCGTTCGCCGGGCGCGGGATAGTTGTACTCGCGCCGGCAGCGTTTACACACGAACGCTTTGCCTTCTATCGGCTTTGTGGACGAGGTGTACGTTATCGCGGACGATTGCGCCATCGTTAGTCTTTCTCCCGACGAATGCGGACGAACTTGCGCGAGCCCACCGAAAGCACGGCCGGCTCGGAGGCGGTCCAGACCGCCTTGGGGTCGTTCACGACTATACCATCGACCTTGACGCCGTTCCCCGAGATTAGTCGCTCGGCGGCGCGACGGCTTTCGGCGAAACCGGCTTGGACGAGCAGATCGACGATGCGAACGGCGTCGCCGGCCGCCAACTCCCGAAGCTCGCCCGAGGGCAGCTCTTTGCGCTGAACGGTGCGCTCGAAATGCTCGCACGCCTCGCGCGCGGCTTGCGCACCATGGTAG harbors:
- a CDS encoding glycosyltransferase family 1 protein; this encodes MLRLAVDARVVADDTRGIGRYARAILRRLVARDDVALTLLVQGPFAFRRRRALATALGSKDFRVSSRASRRDDVIWHPANGTFFRSNLPSVATIHDAVPFRYPADDARKRANDQDPFLRSARTATQFVAVSEFGRGEISSVFNLSPERIAVIYHGVESSFAPGVADPLPRGLETGRYLLFVGDPIGEPRKNFFLLYEAYRRAFPSQDAAPPLAIAGSQAPQLPGIVGVGNVGDDLSARDDRRLRALYRGAIVLALPSYHETFGMPMIEAMACGTPVIASQSSCLPEIGAEAPLYAAPDDAAAWSMALRRIVDDAALRDRLRIAGLDRATNFSWDESARAHLELFRAVAQA
- a CDS encoding ribonuclease HI family protein; this translates as METLFDAIPPEATLFADGGSRGNPGPAASGAVLLDAGGALLEEVGEYLGIATNNVAEWTALLLGLQAAANRGIRRLAVRLDSELVVRQMLGEYRVKHADLQPLHRRALALLRRFEHVDVRHVPRKQNAAADKLVNRVLDAQAPSPAK
- a CDS encoding NUDIX hydrolase, which gives rise to MKHVHLATALCVRNECVLLVASQYANHPQPLWNLPGGRQQEGELLPETAIRECFEETGYRATIRELAYVSESYDRSDGVHFVNAAFVVELDGADALPLRGAVPDDHVVGVAWVSLEEVASRIVIPVVREPLLAYLRERLPQRYAGFADAGVTIRWPSGST
- a CDS encoding DUF3465 domain-containing protein, translated to MNDLTAAYRSTAPARVDFQATVASTPRFFYGARSRSTHEAFEASTAAGPVEVVDNVDIAPRCPVRVGDRVEVCGEMVHDRGKPPVVHWTHHDPAGRHPGGFIRLRDRLYA
- a CDS encoding GNAT family N-acetyltransferase — protein: MRALRTERLLLEPVTSSNAEALWNVLQAPHLREYQDLPDLSLEQFVAAVSERPQSLSPGATGRFEWLVYGTGGNGAIGWISLRIAERTRSTAEIGYSIVRDYRGRGLATEAVSVLIDEGFRSVGLQRVRAYCVPDNLSSRRVLANNGFEDDGVLPHGATLAGQPVDVIAFTLERARWEARATSNRSATGS
- the hslO gene encoding Hsp33 family molecular chaperone HslO; its protein translation is MPDLLLSATAQDTGISIVATITTGLVREIQARHGLWPTAAAAVGRLATGAVLFGAALKGRERISLQITGDGPLESLTADAWLLDENTVGARAYTRRPHVDLPIDARGKFDVGGAVGRGSLQVARSFEVGHPYVGVVPLETGEVAEDLAVYLAQSQQIPSVVALGVLANPGGVIAAGGVLAQVLPGADERAVKALEERALAMPPLTKLIAEGADAAELLHSLGGDVDLRAQREVDVRFACLCTSQKVESMLLGLGAHELREMASARDETEAVCEFCKKPYTFTREEILALAGRL
- a CDS encoding HU family DNA-binding protein — translated: MTKADLIDAVAGGAELSKRQATHVVELVLDEIKKALQNGDRVALTPFGSFVVRSRSAREGRNPKTGEKLEIPARTVPAFVAGRSLKEAVAKKGARK
- a CDS encoding glycosyltransferase family 2 protein, coding for MSNVNGVAAHLILGPREEPFLAPMLASIEGAATLLIVNDNGGDPSPHAAALANSAFGRENRLVVDRTPFNGFAGARNACMRIHAERDAGDWIAFIDADEVHGSAVRQVAGNLHRVPPAYDFVDGYTWHFFQSFDYYTSIERRMMFFRYKPGISWEGAVHERLLGLHGKRIALPYVYAHYGHTLQPRRHAEKGRHYSSLGAPGGVLREDQLDDFDVAEYFAPEYPRLLEFRAQHPSAARATIAALGPQLREYHDLTARIVRAQSARVKARNVVRQANYELRWRGRKLDKIARMLLQR
- the aroQ gene encoding type II 3-dehydroquinate dehydratase, whose translation is MRVLVLHGPNLNLLGTREPELYGSQTLGDVNDTIAAGAAELAVHVVCEQYNGEGQIVDALHGARTGYDAVVINPGAYAHYSYAIADAIAAIRIPVIEVHLSNVAGREEFRRKSVTAVACRGVISGLGALSYVLALRALVELQEK
- a CDS encoding glycosyltransferase family 4 protein produces the protein MRILVLCERVDNEGGTESYLRATLPALAAAGDSIRVVARSAAQPHAYGVEAVAVAWSDEHDQPSAAAAEQVASIARDFAPDVTVAHNVLDADVLRAARARRSIYHLHDHRPFCPNGDRLYPQGGGVCNVAMSAYACGLHSLIHGCAYGPRPRTLALTGIREGIASWVRAADTTIVFSEYMGAIACRNGVPVDRVSSIAPPLEDTAYAAAPAPRPSADVVLFAGRVMPSKGARSLVRAVAAIDAAKRPRVAIAGEGPDLAATLDEARALGVALDALGRLDAAALRAAYDNATMVAMPSTWGEPFGLVGIEAFARGRPVVAYDSGGIDQWLDAKTGVLVPRGDEDGLACAIVEMLDETRWRAASAGAFEAARRYRLLDHVARLRAIYGGAA
- a CDS encoding polysaccharide deacetylase family protein — its product is MTMRVATAATFCLTIAAFIAFAAYEAAESPGSQIFGKTLVSGPRDERVVALTYDDGPNPPYTNAIVDVLHREHVRATFFVVGQAVQAYPAVVRREVRDGNAIGNHTWAHEHLVLDDSASLSETLEKTDRAIFGATGTHTKIMRPPYGGRDWLVLGEVRKLGYTPVMWSVPLAKDWEYPPASVIAQRVLRYVSDGSIIVLHDGNRGIVCARSHQPAHTCDRSADVEATLLIVESLKREGYRFVTIPELLERGSAEATRTSGRVSE